One genomic window of Gemmatimonadota bacterium includes the following:
- a CDS encoding VOC family protein, with amino-acid sequence NKQVGLHHVALQVENFDELKESYQTLKAHDVKITATIDHGITKSIYFLDPEGNQFELYYNVGEDGLERMRRGEANALDPLDLEA; translated from the coding sequence AAAACAAGCAGGTCGGCCTGCACCACGTCGCCCTCCAGGTCGAGAACTTCGACGAGCTAAAAGAGAGCTATCAGACGCTCAAGGCCCACGACGTGAAGATCACCGCCACGATCGATCACGGTATTACCAAGAGCATTTACTTCCTCGACCCGGAAGGCAATCAGTTCGAGCTGTACTATAATGTTGGCGAAGATGGTCTGGAGCGCATGCGGCGCGGAGAGGCCAACGCCCTCGACCCATTGGATCTCGAAGCGTAA
- a CDS encoding dimethylsulfonioproprionate lyase family protein: MPVRKPVIHHRGDLDWEGWTDPDLAAKSPCRWKLLVTGERDASSGLVTGIAELPPGVSLPLHHHEPEETYYVVSGSGHVAIDDSEASLGPGSAVYIPSNAKHTVRCTGTEPLVFVFCLACDRFDQNMYHSDA, encoded by the coding sequence ATGCCTGTACGGAAACCTGTTATTCACCATCGAGGCGACCTGGACTGGGAAGGCTGGACGGACCCGGACCTTGCCGCGAAGAGTCCATGCCGCTGGAAGCTTCTCGTCACAGGCGAACGCGATGCAAGTAGCGGACTCGTCACCGGTATAGCGGAACTGCCGCCCGGCGTGTCGCTTCCCCTCCATCACCACGAACCCGAGGAAACCTATTATGTCGTCAGCGGCTCCGGTCACGTGGCGATTGACGATTCCGAGGCATCCCTCGGCCCAGGCTCAGCAGTCTATATCCCGTCTAACGCCAAGCATACCGTCCGCTGCACCGGTACCGAGCCGCTGGTTTTCGTGTTCTGCCTCGCCTGCGACCGGTTCGACCAAAACATGTATCATTCCGATGCGTAA